In one window of Cynocephalus volans isolate mCynVol1 chromosome 6, mCynVol1.pri, whole genome shotgun sequence DNA:
- the LOC134380776 gene encoding cytochrome c oxidase subunit NDUFA4, whose translation MLRQIIGQAKKHPSLIPLFVFIGAGGGGATLYLLRLALFNPDVSWDRKNNPEPWNKLGPNEQYKFYSVNVDYSKLKKEGPDF comes from the coding sequence ATGCTCCGCCAGATCATCGGTCAGGCCAAGAAGCATCCGAGCCTGATTCCCCTCTTCGTTTTTATTGGAGCTGGAGGTGGTGGAGCAACACTGTATCTCTTGCGTCTGGCATTGTTCAATCCAGATGTCAGTTGGGACAGAAAGAATAACCCAGAACCCTGGAACAAGCTGGGTCCCAATGAACAGTACAAGTTCTACTCAGTGAATGTGGATTACAGCAAACTGAAGAAAGAAGGTCCAGACTTCTAA